GGTTTCTGGTGCCAGTACACCATCATGCCCGCCGGCTACCACGTCCCGCCCCACAGCCATGACCAGAACGAGCTGTTGATTGTGGTGTCGGGCGGGTGCGAGGTGTGGCCCAGCGGCGCCGACGGCCCGTCGATGGAGCTGGGGCCAAAGGACTCGGTCATTCTGGCCGCCAACCACAAGTACTCCTTCACTTGCGGCGCCGACGGCATGGAGTTCTTCGTTATGCGCCCTGGCGACTCGGCATCATCGTTCGAAAAGTCCTGAAGGACGTCATCTGATTGTCGGCCAGGCGGTGCCGTAAGCGGTGTTTCCGGCGGGTCAATTCTGGGCTAGGAGAAGTGTCAAGAGCTGGGTAATGAGCAGGAGGGCTTCTTCGAGTGTGGTGGGCGGATTGTCGACCAGTTCCTGGAGGTCAGGTGTGTTGTCGGGCTCTGAATCGTCGGCAAGCAGCTCGAAAGGGTTGCAACCTGATGTTGGGCAGGTGTACTGGGTGCTGTCGGTGTAAACCCATGTTGTGCAGGTGTGATGGTACGATCCGACTAGACAGGCCCAAGAAGAGTTCACTTCCTCGATCACTCCTGGCTCAGACCATTCTGCAAGGCGCTGGTCGTGGTGACGTAGGGCCTCAGCGGCAGCAACGATGTCTTCGGTGACGACGAATTCGACTGATTGCGCGCTTGACGATGATGCCGAGACGGTACTGATGAGAGCGGCGATCACGACGAGGCAGAGCAGTTTTCTAATGGCCAAAATCTAGGGGGGGGGGGGGCGATGCAATTCGGCCGCGCGCCGAAGGGGCGTCAACCGGCGAGTACGCCATCCGCACCGCCCGGTGGACCGACCTCATGGCCCTCACCATGGCCCCTCGGGGTGCTTCCTCGGCTCCGGCCCCCGACACCAGCCCCGAAGCGCTGGCCCCCCGCAAGATCGCCCCGCTGGTGGTTTGGCTGTGTACCGACGCCGCCCGCCACGTGACCGGGCGCACCTTCCACATCTCCGGCGACATCGTGAGCCGCCTCAGCGAGCCGGAACGGGAGCTGGCCGTCTACCAAGAAGACGGCCTCTCCCTCGACGCCCTCGACGCCTACTACGGCCGCCACCTCACCG
This sequence is a window from bacterium. Protein-coding genes within it:
- a CDS encoding cupin domain-containing protein, producing the protein MSTEPKVLKFDDIEWVDESANTEAPKELIEEAKKLGAGRKRVAQGEGGFWCQYTIMPAGYHVPPHSHDQNELLIVVSGGCEVWPSGADGPSMELGPKDSVILAANHKYSFTCGADGMEFFVMRPGDSASSFEKS